The Candidatus Binatia bacterium genome contains a region encoding:
- a CDS encoding DUF6754 domain-containing protein translates to MPLIRVRLRPRVAAASLAGVVATLLAGFASAFPLKAVNTPNDRGQSVTLTWTSPTPTPAHWILLRRERGGTFAPVDTLDGALKTHTDEGEGAQGVQDGTTYEYQLIADPPNPALNSDLSAPATPGPEWIDSTKVNVLVVTLLFFIVLFYFINQAHRGVRWKFRTIPGLVAIEEAIGRATEMGKGVLYIPGVQDIDDIQTIASLIILRNVARTTAKYETRLTVPTNAPAVYTVADEVVKSAYQDVGRADAYQSDQVRYVTSEQFAYVASVNGMMLRERPAANLLLGAFFAESLLLAETGHSIGAIQIAGTANVHQMPFFVVACDYTLIGEEYYAASALLSNEPLLLGSLKSADIVKLVLIVVIIIGCALYTFGNPALGLWFGTE, encoded by the coding sequence ATGCCGCTGATTCGCGTCCGCCTCCGGCCCCGCGTCGCCGCCGCTTCGCTCGCGGGCGTCGTCGCCACCCTCCTCGCCGGCTTCGCCTCCGCCTTTCCGCTGAAGGCCGTCAACACGCCCAACGACCGCGGCCAGAGCGTCACCCTCACCTGGACCTCGCCGACCCCCACGCCCGCGCACTGGATCCTGCTGCGCCGCGAGCGCGGCGGAACGTTCGCGCCCGTGGACACGCTGGACGGCGCGCTGAAGACGCACACCGATGAGGGCGAGGGAGCCCAGGGCGTCCAGGACGGCACCACCTACGAGTACCAGCTGATCGCCGATCCGCCGAACCCGGCCCTCAACTCGGACCTCTCCGCGCCCGCCACGCCGGGTCCCGAATGGATCGACAGCACCAAGGTGAACGTCCTCGTCGTCACGCTTCTCTTCTTCATCGTCCTCTTCTACTTCATCAATCAGGCGCACCGCGGCGTCCGCTGGAAGTTCAGGACGATCCCCGGGCTCGTCGCCATCGAAGAGGCGATCGGCCGCGCGACGGAGATGGGCAAGGGCGTCCTCTACATCCCCGGCGTCCAGGACATCGACGACATCCAGACGATCGCCAGCCTGATCATCTTGCGTAATGTGGCGCGCACCACGGCCAAGTACGAGACGCGGCTCACGGTGCCCACCAACGCGCCGGCGGTCTACACGGTCGCCGACGAGGTGGTGAAGTCGGCCTACCAGGACGTTGGGCGCGCCGACGCCTACCAGTCGGACCAGGTGCGCTACGTCACCTCGGAGCAGTTCGCCTACGTGGCCTCGGTGAACGGGATGATGCTGCGCGAGCGCCCGGCCGCGAACCTGCTCCTCGGCGCCTTCTTCGCCGAGTCGCTCCTCCTCGCGGAGACGGGGCACTCGATCGGGGCGATCCAGATTGCCGGCACCGCGAACGTGCACCAGATGCCCTTCTTCGTCGTCGCGTGCGACTACACCCTGATCGGGGAGGAGTACTACGCGGCGAGCGCGCTCCTCTCGAACGAGCCGCTGCTCCTGGGCAGCCTCAAGTCGGCGGACATCGTGAAGCTGGTCCTGATCGTGGTGATCATCATCGGCTGCGCGCTGTACACCTTCGGCAACCCGGCCCTCGGGCTCTGGTTCGGAACGGAATGA